In a single window of the Nitrospira sp. MA-1 genome:
- a CDS encoding response regulator, translating into MVEDDPSVAGLLKTVLEDSEYHVYVAGNGREGLDVVMNYRVDGILLDMHMPVMNGRTMLDELRWLEYQIPVLAMSDALDLPALRQLLSEGAQGFFFKPCNLQSLKQSCHQIFKNDGMSGSFLQPFHTG; encoded by the coding sequence GTGGTTGAAGATGATCCTTCAGTGGCAGGGTTACTAAAAACTGTCCTTGAAGATTCGGAATATCACGTGTATGTGGCAGGAAATGGACGGGAAGGCCTGGACGTGGTGATGAATTATAGGGTCGATGGAATTTTGTTGGATATGCATATGCCCGTGATGAACGGGCGAACCATGCTCGATGAATTACGATGGTTAGAGTACCAAATTCCTGTGCTGGCAATGTCCGATGCGTTAGATCTCCCAGCCCTTCGTCAGCTTCTATCGGAAGGAGCTCAGGGCTTCTTTTTTAAGCCGTGTAATCTGCAATCCCTCAAACAATCCTGTCATCAGATTTTCAAAAATGATGGAATGTCCGGTTCTTTCCTTCAACCCTTTCATACCGGATAA
- a CDS encoding STAS domain-containing protein, whose translation MLAVREHCQQNTKILDLSGSFDASSKLGLEVAILGAKEMGCQHIILNFAEITWIDSMGLGQLFLWYHKMRPNHVHLSIVSPQPTVKYLLESTHLSEIVPIYQSEKEAVEAQPQTSLT comes from the coding sequence ATGCTTGCCGTTAGAGAGCATTGTCAGCAGAACACAAAAATACTGGACCTCTCAGGAAGTTTTGATGCCAGTTCCAAGTTAGGCCTTGAAGTCGCCATCCTCGGAGCAAAGGAAATGGGCTGTCAACATATCATCCTGAATTTTGCTGAGATTACCTGGATTGATTCGATGGGACTTGGACAATTGTTCCTTTGGTATCACAAGATGAGGCCCAATCACGTTCACCTCAGCATCGTCAGCCCGCAACCTACGGTCAAATATCTCTTAGAATCGACCCACCTCTCAGAGATTGTTCCTATCTATCAATCTGAAAAAGAAGCCGTGGAGGCCCAACCGCAGACTTCTCTTACATGA
- a CDS encoding IS3 family transposase (programmed frameshift), with translation MARRSRRNHSPAFKAKVALAAVKGERTLAELAEQFDVHPNQIQDWKKQLLSKAEHVFGASLVAAADHEQVQQKLHAKIGQLTMEKDFLGHRARTRPMTERKAMLKAQQGLSVTRQCQLLAVPRSSAYARPQDVSAADLVLMRQLDELYLKWPFYGSRRLCVELQQQGHRVNRKRVQRLMRKMGIRAIYPKPRTSQPGLGHKIYPYLLRGLRIERPNQVWASDICYIPMAKGFMYLTAIIDWYSRRVLAWRVSNTLETDACVEALEEALLRYGAPEIFNTDQGAQYTSEAFTATLKDRGVQISMDGKGRWVDNVFVERLWRSVKYEDVYLRAYETPAALRAGLTGYFTFYNTERRHQSLNRQTPDTVYWAGPMATKAA, from the exons ATGGCACGACGATCCCGACGGAATCATTCCCCAGCGTTTAAGGCCAAGGTGGCCTTGGCCGCCGTCAAGGGCGAACGCACGTTGGCGGAATTGGCCGAGCAGTTTGACGTACATCCGAATCAGATCCAAGATTGGAAGAAGCAGCTGCTGAGCAAGGCAGAACATGTTTTTGGCGCCAGTCTCGTTGCTGCTGCCGACCATGAACAGGTCCAGCAGAAGCTGCATGCCAAGATTGGCCAGCTGACCATGGAGAAGGATTTTTTAG GCCACCGCGCTCGGACCCGGCCGATGACTGAGCGCAAAGCGATGCTCAAGGCCCAGCAAGGACTTTCGGTGACTCGTCAATGTCAGCTGTTAGCCGTGCCGCGTTCGAGTGCCTATGCACGGCCCCAGGATGTCTCAGCGGCAGACCTTGTTTTGATGCGCCAACTCGACGAGCTCTATCTGAAATGGCCGTTCTATGGCAGCCGTCGCCTGTGTGTTGAGCTTCAACAACAGGGCCATAGAGTGAATCGTAAACGCGTTCAACGGTTGATGCGCAAGATGGGGATCCGAGCGATTTACCCGAAGCCGCGAACGAGTCAACCAGGACTGGGGCACAAAATTTATCCCTACTTATTAAGAGGCCTGAGAATTGAACGTCCAAACCAGGTGTGGGCGAGTGATATCTGTTATATCCCGATGGCCAAGGGGTTCATGTATCTCACCGCCATCATAGACTGGTACTCACGTCGGGTGTTGGCGTGGCGCGTTTCGAATACGCTGGAAACGGATGCCTGTGTGGAGGCGCTGGAAGAAGCCCTCTTGCGCTATGGGGCGCCAGAGATCTTCAATACGGATCAGGGTGCCCAATATACCAGTGAGGCATTCACCGCGACACTCAAAGATCGTGGGGTGCAAATCAGTATGGATGGTAAGGGGCGTTGGGTCGACAACGTATTCGTCGAACGACTATGGCGCAGTGTGAAGTATGAGGACGTGTACCTGCGAGCCTATGAGACGCCCGCAGCGCTACGGGCTGGGCTGACTGGCTATTTCACGTTCTATAACACGGAACGCCGTCACCAGTCCTTGAATCGACAGACACCGGATACCGTATATTGGGCAGGTCCAATGGCAACGAAGGCGGCATAA
- a CDS encoding STAS domain-containing protein, producing the protein MVISERSLNHDTLVETFAGRFDQHARQDFKWRIDHAILQGYRFVMLNMVAVSFIDSAALGWLVLAQRRFQRIGGKLAIISPIGFVRDVLEITEIGEWIPIFPSEDEALKTFESTKEHSSEP; encoded by the coding sequence ATGGTTATTTCCGAACGTAGTCTCAATCACGATACCCTCGTGGAAACTTTTGCAGGTCGGTTTGATCAACATGCCAGACAGGATTTTAAATGGCGGATTGATCATGCCATTCTGCAAGGTTATCGGTTTGTCATGTTAAATATGGTGGCCGTGTCATTTATTGACAGTGCCGCACTCGGGTGGTTGGTTCTTGCTCAACGGCGTTTTCAGCGAATTGGGGGCAAGCTTGCCATCATTTCTCCGATAGGATTTGTTCGCGATGTCCTGGAGATCACTGAAATTGGGGAATGGATCCCTATCTTTCCCAGCGAAGATGAAGCCTTGAAGACCTTTGAATCTACTAAAGAGCATTCATCGGAGCCGTGA
- a CDS encoding PilZ domain-containing protein — protein sequence MGTSTALKQDVCRPLPIPQKNRRSFRRMFVKPHQVLPVAIRCGPDTVCQGRVLNLSHQGMLVEFPDDQIPPVLRGTQVSVKLHYLGDSIWLPGLVRHCKGQKIGFLFPALTNHPTRGAKHPLTIVLHSLSRAVTSR from the coding sequence ATGGGAACATCGACCGCACTAAAACAAGATGTCTGTCGACCGTTACCCATCCCCCAAAAAAATCGACGATCTTTTCGACGGATGTTCGTCAAACCCCACCAGGTGCTACCGGTAGCCATTCGTTGTGGACCAGACACGGTGTGTCAGGGTCGTGTGCTTAATCTCAGTCATCAAGGCATGCTCGTTGAATTTCCCGACGATCAAATTCCTCCAGTGCTGAGAGGGACCCAGGTGTCCGTCAAGCTGCATTACCTCGGTGACAGTATTTGGTTGCCTGGGCTTGTCCGGCATTGCAAGGGCCAAAAGATTGGATTTTTGTTCCCCGCCCTGACCAATCATCCCACAAGAGGGGCCAAGCACCCACTCACCATAGTTCTACATTCTCTCTCCCGCGCAGTCACCTCTCGATAA
- a CDS encoding RusA family crossover junction endodeoxyribonuclease, which produces MHWEHLGGDTLSPCELLVVLPLPPSVNHQYATVNGRRVLASTGRLYKKAVASHLLTVLRQSSHRTEFLSKLETHALSLSLRFYFKTALRRDLDGGLKIAQDAICQSIDLNDNRITEIHLHKDLDSVRPRLECLLAIQEPITRSTRASRSLSMVPKTSHRNSPQS; this is translated from the coding sequence ATGCATTGGGAACATCTTGGAGGCGATACTCTATCACCTTGCGAACTCTTGGTTGTCTTACCCCTGCCACCCAGCGTTAATCATCAATATGCCACCGTCAACGGGCGAAGAGTTCTGGCCTCCACCGGGCGACTTTACAAAAAGGCCGTGGCTAGCCACTTACTCACTGTGTTGCGGCAATCTTCTCATCGAACCGAATTTTTATCGAAATTGGAGACTCACGCCCTCAGCCTTTCCCTCCGCTTCTACTTCAAAACGGCTCTGCGGCGGGATCTCGATGGCGGTCTCAAAATTGCGCAGGATGCCATTTGCCAGTCCATCGATTTAAATGACAACCGCATTACCGAAATTCATCTGCACAAGGACCTCGATTCGGTTCGGCCACGCCTGGAATGTCTCTTAGCCATTCAGGAACCCATTACCCGTTCCACGCGTGCTTCTAGATCTCTCTCGATGGTGCCCAAGACAAGTCACCGCAATTCCCCTCAATCCTAA
- a CDS encoding zinc ribbon domain-containing protein: MPIYEYRCQDCRKRNSFLILTSNAPVPSCKHCLSANLERIMSRFAAPKSEEARMEALADPSNFGDLDENDPQSMARLMKKMGKEMGEDLGDDMDEAMDTMDTDDMDMGIPTTEDD; encoded by the coding sequence ATGCCCATTTATGAATACCGTTGTCAGGATTGCCGGAAACGTAATTCCTTTTTAATCCTCACCTCAAACGCTCCAGTCCCATCCTGCAAGCATTGCCTGAGTGCCAATCTGGAACGCATCATGTCCCGCTTTGCTGCACCCAAATCGGAAGAAGCCAGAATGGAAGCCTTGGCCGATCCCAGTAACTTCGGGGACCTGGACGAAAACGATCCACAGAGCATGGCCCGCTTAATGAAAAAAATGGGAAAGGAGATGGGGGAAGACCTGGGAGATGACATGGACGAGGCCATGGACACGATGGATACCGACGATATGGATATGGGGATCCCTACCACAGAAGACGACTAG
- a CDS encoding ComF family protein, which yields MAPRLTSTRLLRSLLHVIFPTACAGCQSPLCDDPVPFFCRRCWDGLKPIPDPVCPRCGRPFASSIALLHSPAHQCGACRARPLALTQVWSLFPYQSPLKEAITLFKYRGKLSLTHPLAQAMIEALPALPPLDAIISVPLHPQRLREREYNQSLLLANELHHATGIPLLLGCLLRIRPTVPQTSLSRKERLTNLRRAFSVAKPAHIQGKRILLVDDVFTTGTTLHECAKTLRRAGSGPVYGLTLARMV from the coding sequence ATGGCTCCACGACTTACCTCGACTCGCCTTCTCCGATCGCTCCTGCATGTCATTTTTCCCACCGCCTGTGCCGGCTGTCAGAGTCCCTTATGCGACGATCCCGTTCCATTTTTTTGTCGCCGATGTTGGGATGGGCTCAAACCTATTCCAGACCCCGTTTGTCCGCGATGTGGACGCCCTTTTGCTTCTTCCATTGCCCTCCTTCATAGCCCCGCCCATCAGTGCGGAGCCTGCCGCGCACGACCATTGGCCCTCACGCAAGTCTGGAGTCTCTTTCCCTACCAATCCCCACTCAAAGAAGCCATTACCCTATTCAAATACCGTGGAAAACTGTCGTTGACTCACCCACTCGCCCAAGCCATGATTGAGGCGCTGCCCGCTTTACCACCCTTAGATGCCATCATCTCCGTCCCCCTTCATCCGCAACGATTACGGGAACGTGAGTACAATCAATCCCTGCTGCTAGCCAACGAACTCCATCACGCCACTGGGATTCCTCTGTTACTGGGATGCCTGCTCAGGATCCGACCCACGGTCCCCCAAACTTCATTATCAAGAAAAGAGCGACTCACGAATCTGCGTCGAGCCTTTTCCGTGGCCAAGCCTGCCCACATTCAAGGCAAACGAATTTTATTGGTGGACGATGTCTTTACCACTGGCACAACCTTGCATGAATGCGCGAAGACGCTTCGGCGTGCCGGATCAGGCCCGGTGTATGGGCTGACACTCGCTAGAATGGTGTAG
- a CDS encoding ABC transporter ATP-binding protein, which translates to MIQFQHVYKEYPRGSTPVVALRDVCVDIQQGEFCAIMGPSGSGKSTLLHLVAGLDWVTSGDILLDGRSCLAFGDQEWTRWRREQVGVVFQAFHLIPGLTIEENVALPLRLRGEVSGSVRTRTADMLERVGMSHRLGHRSHELSGGEQQRVALARAFVHRPRLIVADEPTGNLDGETGASIVSLLRQCAKEFGQTVLLATHSLHAAQAADRIVAIRDGQLE; encoded by the coding sequence ATGATTCAGTTTCAACATGTCTATAAGGAATACCCGCGCGGATCCACTCCGGTTGTGGCGTTGCGGGATGTCTGTGTGGACATTCAGCAAGGAGAATTTTGTGCGATCATGGGACCCAGCGGGAGCGGAAAAAGCACGCTATTGCATTTGGTGGCGGGGCTGGACTGGGTGACATCCGGCGACATCCTGCTTGACGGGCGATCCTGCCTGGCGTTTGGTGATCAGGAATGGACCCGATGGCGTCGGGAACAGGTTGGGGTCGTGTTTCAGGCCTTTCATCTGATCCCGGGATTGACGATTGAAGAAAATGTAGCGCTTCCCTTGCGTTTACGAGGTGAGGTATCCGGGTCGGTGCGAACCCGGACAGCCGACATGTTGGAGAGGGTGGGGATGAGTCATCGGCTGGGTCACCGGTCGCATGAATTATCCGGAGGAGAGCAGCAGCGGGTGGCGCTTGCCCGTGCCTTTGTGCATCGCCCTCGACTGATCGTGGCCGATGAACCCACCGGCAATTTAGATGGTGAAACCGGGGCGAGCATTGTGTCGTTGCTGCGTCAATGTGCGAAGGAATTCGGCCAGACGGTGCTCTTGGCCACCCATTCATTACACGCCGCTCAGGCGGCGGATCGGATCGTCGCGATTCGAGACGGACAATTGGAGTAA
- a CDS encoding dihydroorotate oxidase produces MDLSTEIAGVSFPCGVMNASGALCVTPEELEALGRSHAGAIVTKSMTPHAREGNPQPRYVAFDGGSINSMGLPNLGFPVYAKLIPELKRFGKPVIASLAGLHPDDFLEGAKALETAQPDLVEVNLSCPNIPGKPQIGYDFEETERLLTEIRALLTVPFGVKLPPYFDPIHHQKIAEVLQRSGVAFVTVINSVGNTLVVDPEREMVVIKPKGGFGGLGGRMIKPVALANVRAFWKIWGDRIPIIGTGGVENGVDVFEHVLCGASAVQIGTVLVEEGCEVFARLEREIADCLQRKGYPSLMACRGKLREMD; encoded by the coding sequence ATGGATCTTTCAACAGAAATTGCCGGTGTATCGTTTCCATGTGGAGTAATGAACGCGTCAGGGGCCTTGTGCGTGACGCCGGAAGAGCTGGAGGCACTTGGCAGGTCACATGCCGGCGCGATTGTGACCAAATCCATGACACCTCATGCCCGTGAGGGCAATCCCCAACCGAGGTATGTGGCCTTTGACGGAGGCTCGATCAACTCGATGGGCCTTCCCAATTTAGGATTCCCCGTTTATGCGAAACTGATTCCAGAGTTGAAGCGGTTTGGGAAACCCGTCATCGCCAGCCTGGCCGGTCTTCATCCTGATGATTTTCTCGAAGGCGCGAAGGCCTTGGAGACCGCTCAACCGGATTTGGTGGAGGTGAATTTATCGTGTCCCAACATTCCCGGTAAGCCACAAATCGGGTATGACTTTGAGGAAACAGAACGGTTATTGACTGAGATCCGTGCGCTGCTGACCGTGCCGTTCGGCGTGAAACTCCCGCCATACTTTGATCCGATCCATCATCAGAAAATTGCCGAGGTGCTTCAGCGAAGTGGCGTGGCCTTTGTGACGGTCATCAATTCAGTGGGGAATACCCTGGTCGTTGATCCGGAACGGGAAATGGTGGTGATTAAGCCCAAAGGGGGATTTGGCGGATTGGGTGGTAGGATGATTAAGCCCGTAGCCTTGGCCAATGTTCGCGCGTTTTGGAAGATCTGGGGTGATCGGATTCCTATTATTGGTACAGGCGGGGTGGAGAATGGAGTGGATGTGTTCGAGCATGTGTTGTGTGGCGCCTCAGCAGTTCAGATAGGCACGGTGCTGGTTGAGGAAGGCTGCGAGGTGTTTGCAAGGCTCGAACGGGAAATTGCTGACTGCTTGCAACGGAAAGGCTATCCGTCGTTAATGGCATGTCGAGGGAAATTACGGGAGATGGATTGA
- a CDS encoding LuxR C-terminal-related transcriptional regulator codes for MPKGKVTESESTEELLEPNSEGQSLTARQKEILSLVAQGFTNREIGEQLDISVRTVEVHRFNLMRRLRVRNVAQLLRQAIALRIIPKGPPTPTTTA; via the coding sequence ATGCCAAAAGGGAAAGTGACTGAATCCGAATCAACAGAAGAACTCTTGGAACCCAATTCCGAGGGCCAATCTCTCACCGCCCGACAAAAGGAAATCCTGAGCCTGGTGGCTCAAGGCTTTACTAATCGTGAAATTGGCGAACAGCTAGACATTAGCGTGCGAACAGTCGAAGTCCACCGCTTCAACTTGATGCGGCGTCTACGGGTCAGAAACGTAGCTCAGTTACTCCGGCAAGCCATTGCGCTTCGAATCATTCCCAAAGGCCCACCAACCCCGACCACAACGGCCTAG
- a CDS encoding FtsX-like permease family protein encodes MIRILLLLVLDHVRHRPFRAFLTVVGVAIGVSAWLAIRLANGEVYQSFEQSVDSVVGKASITLSRGTEGMDEAIIELIQRHPGVKSAHPILKIVVTIQQEGLSTGQTLVIWGVDLLNYEKVRLSEDSTPSIPDNRWKQLFSPQTVFLGKEFAKELGMREGQTLTVTGQGVSHDLVVGGLLGSSDALLQGTERQAIMDIAAAQWLFSRLGRLHSIAVVPELGVGGATLIQALQAVVPPDIRISQSSRRTGQVESMLKAFQFNLTMLSGIALLVGVFLVYNTMAFSVAHHRREIGILRALGMERRAITGLFLLEASLLGIVGGVMGCWFGVFLASGLTTLIGQSVGELYGVTSLAVSQIHPWLLAEAITIGSGVSLLGALRPSWDASTIAPVQALTVGHSEDEETGSYRTSGWIAIFAFGASVALGSMAPLDGIPAGGYAAAFCLLVGGTALGPVLCGLIHEGRGTWQSGQWSLLPSLAAEQLSRNPGRTSVTMAAIVVGLSIMVGVGIMIQSFRHTVEIWIEQTMLADIIVAPVSWLGEQEVENNTTGLPLTLVKTVMSIPGVEAVDPYTETVGEVSGQAVSLVARDMALHAERSRYLFVTGDSTPILQETIEDEGVIVSEVLAGRLGLAVGSHLDVKTPLGQQAFPVKGIFYDYATDGGKVVMHDQLFRRHWGETDATIFAVYLKAGQALPIVRREIEQVLKNAIPIVTISNGELKTEILEIFDRTFRVTYVLELIALSVAVLGIINTLMTAIAERRRELATLRALGVSRPQIQGLIFWESCYVAGLGAGLGILVGLALSVLLINVINKQSFGWTIQFTLPWETLGMAVLVALLAAFLGAWGPARWASRQSIAEDLRYE; translated from the coding sequence ATGATACGAATCCTTCTCCTATTGGTCCTTGACCATGTTCGCCATCGGCCTTTTCGAGCCTTTCTCACGGTGGTCGGGGTAGCAATTGGAGTCTCGGCCTGGTTGGCCATTCGTCTGGCCAATGGGGAAGTCTATCAATCCTTTGAACAGTCGGTAGACTCCGTCGTGGGAAAGGCGTCTATCACCCTGTCCCGAGGCACAGAAGGGATGGATGAAGCGATCATCGAGCTGATTCAACGTCATCCTGGGGTCAAATCGGCTCATCCTATTCTTAAAATTGTTGTCACAATCCAACAAGAAGGCCTCTCCACGGGTCAGACGCTCGTGATTTGGGGGGTAGATCTTCTGAATTATGAGAAAGTCAGGCTATCAGAGGATTCGACCCCATCGATTCCGGACAATCGGTGGAAACAGCTGTTTTCTCCGCAGACGGTTTTTTTAGGGAAAGAATTTGCCAAAGAATTAGGGATGAGGGAAGGGCAGACGCTGACCGTGACGGGTCAGGGCGTCTCCCATGATCTGGTCGTGGGAGGCCTTTTGGGATCGTCTGATGCTCTTCTGCAAGGAACCGAACGACAGGCGATCATGGATATTGCTGCAGCCCAATGGTTGTTCAGTCGGTTGGGACGTCTGCATTCCATTGCCGTGGTTCCTGAGTTGGGTGTGGGGGGGGCCACGCTCATCCAAGCCTTGCAGGCCGTGGTGCCTCCGGATATTCGAATCAGTCAGTCCTCGCGACGGACGGGGCAAGTGGAATCGATGTTGAAGGCCTTCCAGTTTAATCTCACCATGCTTAGTGGAATAGCGCTATTAGTGGGGGTGTTTTTGGTCTATAACACGATGGCATTTTCGGTGGCACATCATCGTCGGGAGATTGGCATTCTTCGGGCACTCGGCATGGAACGGCGAGCCATCACGGGATTGTTTCTCTTGGAGGCGAGTCTGCTCGGCATTGTGGGGGGAGTCATGGGCTGTTGGTTCGGGGTCTTTCTGGCCAGCGGGTTGACGACGCTCATAGGGCAGAGTGTTGGGGAATTATATGGCGTGACATCTTTGGCTGTCTCGCAGATTCATCCCTGGCTGTTAGCGGAGGCGATAACGATTGGGTCTGGGGTTTCCCTCCTCGGAGCGCTCCGTCCTTCCTGGGATGCCAGCACGATAGCCCCGGTTCAAGCCTTAACGGTAGGCCATTCAGAAGATGAAGAAACCGGTTCGTACAGGACGTCAGGGTGGATCGCGATATTCGCATTTGGTGCAAGTGTGGCCTTGGGTTCTATGGCCCCGTTGGATGGCATTCCGGCCGGAGGGTATGCTGCGGCATTTTGTTTACTGGTGGGCGGAACCGCTCTGGGACCTGTACTCTGCGGGTTAATTCATGAGGGGAGGGGCACATGGCAAAGCGGGCAATGGAGCCTCTTGCCGTCCCTTGCGGCAGAACAGCTCAGCCGCAATCCCGGTCGGACCAGTGTGACTATGGCGGCGATTGTGGTCGGGTTGTCCATTATGGTTGGAGTGGGCATCATGATTCAAAGTTTCCGGCACACCGTAGAAATTTGGATTGAGCAAACGATGCTGGCGGATATCATCGTGGCTCCAGTGTCATGGTTGGGGGAACAAGAGGTCGAGAATAATACCACGGGTCTGCCGTTGACTCTGGTCAAAACGGTCATGTCGATACCAGGAGTTGAGGCGGTTGATCCCTACACGGAAACCGTGGGGGAGGTTTCAGGGCAGGCGGTGTCATTGGTCGCACGCGACATGGCCCTTCATGCCGAGCGCAGCCGATATCTGTTTGTGACAGGTGATTCCACTCCCATTTTACAAGAAACGATCGAAGATGAAGGCGTGATCGTGTCTGAAGTGTTAGCCGGGCGGCTGGGGTTGGCGGTAGGAAGCCACTTAGACGTGAAGACGCCTTTAGGACAACAGGCCTTTCCCGTAAAGGGCATTTTTTATGATTATGCCACCGATGGGGGAAAAGTGGTCATGCACGACCAACTCTTTCGTCGGCATTGGGGGGAGACCGACGCGACCATCTTTGCGGTGTATCTCAAGGCCGGTCAGGCGCTCCCGATTGTGCGACGTGAAATCGAACAGGTGTTAAAAAATGCCATCCCCATCGTCACGATCAGTAACGGGGAACTGAAGACAGAGATTCTGGAAATTTTTGATCGGACGTTTCGAGTTACCTATGTGTTGGAGTTGATTGCCCTGAGCGTGGCCGTGCTGGGGATTATCAATACCCTCATGACCGCCATCGCGGAACGCCGGCGGGAACTGGCCACGCTACGAGCGTTGGGTGTGAGTCGCCCACAAATCCAAGGCCTGATTTTTTGGGAATCCTGCTATGTGGCTGGGTTGGGTGCCGGCTTAGGAATTCTGGTGGGATTGGCGCTGTCGGTGCTACTGATCAACGTAATCAATAAGCAATCATTTGGCTGGACCATTCAATTCACACTGCCATGGGAAACGTTGGGGATGGCTGTGCTCGTGGCGTTGTTGGCGGCGTTTCTAGGCGCGTGGGGGCCGGCCAGATGGGCCAGCCGTCAATCGATTGCTGAAGATTTAAGGTATGAATGA
- the bioB gene encoding biotin synthase BioB produces the protein MTPYYELADRVLEGAIPSRQEGLAILDTPQDELLDLVNAAYRIRSRYFGNTVRLQMLLNAKSGACQEDCHYCSQSTISTAPIERYSLLSPEKMLEGARRAAQAKAQRYCIVISGRSPLQSELTHITSAVKQIKEELPIQICCSLGLLNSEQASLLKEAGVDRINHNLNTSEAYHPSICTTHTYQDRIDTLKHARAAGLELCSGGIVGMGEGNEDLVDLALALQDVQPDSIPLNMLYPVEGTPFDEMKNLTPIRCLKILCLFRFFHPKTEIRAAGGREKNLRSLQPLALYVADSLFVDGYLTTPGLAHQEVWKMIEDLGFTVEVKYEGAETEKAEICSH, from the coding sequence ATGACCCCATATTATGAATTGGCAGACCGAGTGCTGGAGGGAGCCATCCCAAGTCGACAGGAAGGCTTGGCCATTCTGGACACCCCGCAGGACGAGCTTCTCGACCTGGTGAATGCGGCCTATCGGATTCGGTCACGATATTTTGGCAACACCGTCCGCCTACAAATGTTGCTCAATGCCAAAAGTGGGGCCTGCCAGGAGGATTGTCACTATTGCTCCCAATCAACCATTTCCACCGCCCCCATTGAGCGGTACTCTCTCCTCTCTCCTGAAAAAATGCTGGAAGGTGCCAGACGCGCCGCACAAGCCAAAGCGCAGCGGTATTGCATCGTGATCAGCGGCCGCTCCCCATTACAATCAGAACTCACACACATCACCAGCGCCGTCAAACAGATTAAAGAAGAGCTGCCAATTCAAATATGTTGTTCACTCGGCTTATTAAACAGCGAACAAGCCAGCCTTCTAAAAGAAGCAGGGGTTGATCGCATTAACCATAACCTCAATACCAGTGAAGCCTATCACCCCTCTATTTGCACCACCCACACCTATCAAGATCGAATCGATACATTAAAACATGCCCGCGCGGCGGGATTAGAACTCTGCAGCGGCGGGATTGTCGGAATGGGGGAAGGGAATGAAGATCTGGTAGATCTGGCTTTGGCGTTACAGGACGTCCAACCTGATTCTATCCCCTTAAATATGTTGTACCCGGTCGAAGGGACGCCCTTTGACGAAATGAAAAACCTCACACCGATCCGTTGCTTGAAAATTCTCTGTCTCTTCCGGTTTTTTCACCCAAAAACTGAAATCCGGGCGGCCGGTGGACGGGAAAAAAATCTCCGCTCGCTCCAACCCTTGGCACTTTATGTCGCCGACTCCCTCTTCGTGGATGGCTATTTGACGACCCCTGGCCTTGCTCACCAGGAAGTCTGGAAGATGATCGAAGACCTCGGCTTTACGGTGGAAGTGAAATACGAAGGAGCCGAAACGGAAAAAGCCGAAATCTGCTCACACTGA
- the rsfS gene encoding ribosome silencing factor, with translation MARLTPPKSSPTLEQAVFIAQAAQEKQAGEVLVLDVGSMTSIADYFVFASGDSVPQVRGITSFIEKVMSTRYEISPEIEGKETANWILLDYGDIIVHIFKSDIRKYYALESMWSDAPQISIPESRTPFPQVARAPKAPAKVARLS, from the coding sequence ATGGCCCGTCTAACACCACCGAAATCATCTCCTACCCTCGAACAAGCGGTCTTCATCGCTCAAGCGGCTCAAGAAAAGCAAGCAGGAGAGGTGTTGGTGCTTGACGTGGGATCGATGACGTCAATAGCAGACTATTTCGTCTTTGCATCTGGCGATTCAGTACCTCAAGTACGTGGGATTACCTCGTTTATTGAAAAGGTCATGTCCACACGCTATGAAATAAGCCCCGAGATCGAGGGAAAAGAAACGGCCAATTGGATATTACTCGACTATGGAGACATCATCGTCCATATATTTAAGTCAGATATCCGGAAGTATTATGCCTTGGAAAGCATGTGGTCGGACGCTCCACAAATTTCTATTCCTGAAAGCCGCACACCCTTTCCGCAGGTAGCACGAGCGCCAAAAGCACCCGCCAAAGTCGCCAGGCTTTCCTAA